The Chryseobacterium nakagawai genome has a segment encoding these proteins:
- a CDS encoding recombinase codes for MKFFNSSTNFESVLKKYFSFKNETLSLEPFAELLESVKRADFTDVLNFLRNNPNFAENFKHYIHNIFKERPFNLSLTEANILSENAFFPELKKRILNKVLPPVENEKTVWYMIDNVSLRPKTDLKYLHNLPENEVNEFLRLIGASDFIIKPNVKKELIFSMNILSWRVTGMAMEVEVVRMAPQYRNLSNPFLALQNELEALADDLVKDPELQLHSKDSRYKQIKIYSEQCLEFVNIAFKNSAKYGISGKINQSLLKIRQQTDRIYEIIQLLIIDNEEDVLVKSKQLIFNILNYKSHKNNIADLINDSTRLISHLITNHTAEAGTHYITSTRKEYMTMFYKASGGGIIVGALCVLKMLYGYIPGSDFSHAFLYSMNYAMGFVMIYLMGFTLATKQPAMTAATMTKVLSEEGNSQRNNTEFAHLVSKLFRSQFIAFVGNVLLAFPIALAIIYGLDVFFSQNLAVDRSDKLLKDLDPFKSKAILHASIAGFYLFISGIISGNIGNNSVFYQIPERIAKNLSIRSFFGKKFAKGLSKYYAKNWPGIVSNFWFGVFLGATAPVGLFFGLDLDIRHITFAAGNFALGLYGKDFSVDSYTFWISFFTVFLIGFFNFLVSFSLSMFLAFRSRKMNFGQVSEIYKEIFKYFVKHPLKFFIPLRSGLDKKADDLMSSTISHKSEEKDH; via the coding sequence ATGAAATTCTTTAATTCCAGCACAAATTTTGAGTCAGTTCTTAAAAAATACTTTTCTTTTAAGAACGAAACCCTTTCTTTGGAACCCTTTGCAGAGTTGTTAGAGAGTGTAAAAAGGGCAGACTTTACAGATGTGCTTAACTTTCTCAGAAACAATCCGAATTTTGCGGAAAACTTTAAACATTATATTCATAATATTTTTAAAGAAAGACCCTTCAATCTGTCCTTGACGGAAGCCAATATTCTTTCTGAAAATGCCTTCTTCCCGGAGCTTAAAAAAAGGATCCTGAATAAGGTATTACCCCCTGTAGAAAATGAAAAGACAGTGTGGTATATGATTGATAATGTAAGCCTCAGACCTAAAACCGATCTGAAATACCTTCACAACCTTCCGGAGAACGAGGTTAATGAATTTTTGAGACTTATTGGAGCTTCAGACTTTATCATTAAACCTAATGTAAAAAAAGAGCTTATCTTCTCCATGAACATCCTTTCATGGAGGGTTACGGGAATGGCTATGGAAGTAGAAGTGGTAAGAATGGCTCCTCAGTATAGGAATCTTTCCAATCCATTTTTAGCACTACAAAATGAACTGGAAGCTCTGGCAGATGATCTTGTTAAGGATCCCGAACTGCAATTACATTCCAAAGACAGCCGATATAAGCAGATTAAGATTTACTCGGAGCAATGTCTGGAGTTTGTGAATATTGCGTTTAAAAATTCAGCCAAATATGGGATTTCAGGAAAGATTAATCAATCATTGCTGAAGATTCGTCAGCAAACTGACAGGATTTATGAGATTATACAGCTGTTGATTATTGACAATGAAGAAGATGTTCTTGTAAAATCAAAACAGCTGATTTTTAATATTCTAAATTATAAATCTCATAAAAATAATATCGCAGATCTTATCAATGACAGTACAAGGCTAATTTCCCATCTTATCACCAATCATACTGCAGAAGCAGGAACCCATTATATTACTTCTACAAGAAAAGAATATATGACGATGTTCTACAAGGCGAGTGGTGGTGGGATCATTGTAGGAGCACTCTGTGTTCTGAAAATGTTATATGGATATATCCCCGGAAGTGACTTTTCACATGCGTTTTTGTACTCGATGAATTATGCCATGGGATTTGTGATGATCTATCTGATGGGATTCACACTGGCCACAAAACAGCCGGCAATGACCGCTGCAACAATGACTAAAGTGTTGTCTGAAGAAGGGAACAGCCAAAGAAATAATACAGAATTTGCCCATCTTGTCTCCAAATTATTCCGAAGTCAGTTTATTGCTTTCGTAGGAAATGTTTTACTGGCATTTCCGATAGCGCTTGCCATTATTTATGGATTGGATGTATTCTTTTCCCAAAACCTTGCTGTTGACAGGTCCGATAAATTATTAAAAGACCTGGACCCTTTCAAATCCAAAGCGATTCTGCATGCGAGTATTGCAGGCTTCTACCTTTTCATTTCAGGAATTATCTCAGGAAATATTGGTAATAATTCTGTATTCTACCAAATTCCGGAAAGGATTGCCAAAAATCTTTCTATCAGAAGTTTTTTCGGTAAGAAATTCGCGAAAGGATTATCAAAATATTATGCTAAGAACTGGCCGGGAATTGTTTCTAACTTCTGGTTCGGAGTGTTCCTTGGAGCAACCGCACCTGTGGGATTATTTTTCGGGCTTGATCTGGATATCAGACACATTACCTTTGCCGCAGGAAATTTTGCACTTGGACTGTATGGAAAAGATTTCTCCGTAGACTCTTATACGTTTTGGATATCCTTTTTTACTGTGTTTTTAATAGGTTTCTTTAACTTCCTGGTGAGTTTTAGTTTATCTATGTTTCTGGCTTTTAGATCAAGAAAGATGAACTTTGGACAGGTAAGTGAAATCTATAAAGAGATTTTTAAGTATTTTGTAAAACATCCATTGAAATTCTTCATTCCATTACGCTCAGGATTGGATAAAAAAGCTGATGATTTGATGAGCAGTACGATCTCTCATAAGTCGGAAGAGAAG
- the mtgA gene encoding monofunctional biosynthetic peptidoglycan transglycosylase, which produces MWKRIKQFIFIVLVLNVVFIIWGRFFNPPITFTQIGGLFEYGKLHRDYISYDEMGSNVKKAVIASEDQKFFDHNGFDYTAIEKAMKYNEKGKKIRGGSTISQQTAKNVFLWQGRSWVRKGLEAVYTFIIEKVWSKDIILERYLNSIEMGQGVFGVEAAAQYYFGKSSKDLSTSDAAWIAAVLPNPKKYDPKNPSPYLRKKHNWIMRQMRNVSLK; this is translated from the coding sequence ATGTGGAAAAGAATTAAACAATTTATTTTCATCGTTCTTGTATTGAACGTAGTTTTCATCATCTGGGGAAGATTTTTTAATCCACCCATTACCTTTACCCAGATAGGAGGCCTTTTTGAGTACGGAAAATTACACAGAGACTATATTTCCTATGATGAAATGGGAAGTAATGTAAAAAAAGCGGTGATTGCTTCAGAAGACCAGAAATTCTTTGACCATAACGGTTTTGATTATACTGCCATTGAAAAGGCAATGAAATATAATGAAAAAGGTAAAAAAATTAGAGGAGGAAGTACTATTTCTCAGCAGACGGCAAAGAATGTCTTTCTTTGGCAGGGCAGAAGCTGGGTAAGAAAAGGATTGGAAGCCGTTTATACTTTCATTATTGAGAAAGTATGGAGTAAAGATATTATCCTTGAAAGATACCTGAATTCCATTGAAATGGGTCAGGGCGTATTTGGTGTAGAAGCAGCAGCACAATATTATTTCGGTAAATCATCCAAAGATCTTAGTACCTCAGATGCAGCCTGGATTGCTGCTGTATTACCGAATCCGAAGAAATATGATCCAAAGAATCCATCTCCTTATTTGAGAAAGAAACACAATTGGATCATGAGACAGATGAGGAATGTAAGTTTGAAATAG
- a CDS encoding ABC transporter substrate-binding protein gives MKQKILLLFTAFSLIACKRESKISSSDWTTLSNRTQYKEQNGSLELKSGNFTYNFKQNQTPFKKIILLNASMAGYISEIGAENLIIGVSSPEYIYSAKIQNLIKEGKIQNVGSDQKYDLEKIISMKPDAIFTNYIASFDNAYQLLKNNGIQVIFLDEYMEQQPLQKTAYIKIFGELFGKEKEAEAKYQEVEKNYNDLKQLALKAKEKPVVLANEMYGDVWYLPGGNTSVAHYIADANATYIMKDNKDEKALTMSFEEVYAKTNGVQYWVNAGNHTSKKEMLKMNPFYGKLEVFNKGKLYTMAGKEREKANDFFESGVVRADVILKDYIKIFHPELLPDYQLTYMKELQ, from the coding sequence ATGAAACAGAAAATTTTACTTTTATTTACGGCATTTTCGCTAATTGCCTGTAAAAGAGAATCAAAAATTTCGTCCTCAGATTGGACGACTCTCTCAAATCGTACCCAATACAAGGAACAGAACGGAAGTCTGGAGCTTAAATCGGGGAATTTTACCTATAATTTTAAGCAAAATCAGACTCCTTTCAAGAAAATCATCCTTCTTAATGCCAGTATGGCGGGGTATATTTCAGAGATTGGAGCTGAAAATTTAATCATTGGTGTATCAAGTCCGGAGTACATTTATTCAGCAAAGATCCAGAATCTGATTAAAGAAGGAAAAATTCAGAACGTAGGAAGTGACCAGAAGTATGATCTGGAGAAAATTATTTCCATGAAACCAGATGCTATTTTCACTAATTATATTGCAAGTTTTGATAATGCTTACCAGCTATTGAAGAACAATGGAATCCAGGTTATATTCCTTGATGAGTATATGGAGCAGCAGCCATTGCAAAAAACAGCTTATATTAAAATTTTCGGAGAACTTTTCGGAAAAGAAAAAGAAGCTGAAGCTAAATATCAGGAAGTAGAAAAAAACTATAATGACCTGAAACAATTGGCGTTAAAAGCAAAAGAAAAACCCGTTGTTTTAGCCAATGAAATGTATGGTGATGTATGGTATCTCCCAGGTGGAAATACTTCGGTAGCCCACTATATTGCTGATGCTAATGCTACTTATATTATGAAAGATAATAAGGATGAAAAAGCGTTGACGATGAGTTTTGAAGAAGTGTATGCTAAAACAAATGGTGTTCAATACTGGGTAAATGCAGGAAATCACACTTCAAAAAAGGAAATGTTGAAAATGAATCCTTTTTATGGAAAACTGGAGGTGTTCAATAAAGGAAAGCTGTATACAATGGCAGGAAAAGAGAGAGAGAAAGCCAACGATTTCTTTGAAAGTGGTGTTGTAAGAGCAGATGTAATCCTTAAAGATTATATTAAAATCTTCCATCCTGAACTTTTACCGGATTATCAGCTTACTTATATGAAAGAATTGCAGTAA
- a CDS encoding PTS sugar transporter subunit IIBC, whose protein sequence is MNFIDKNVSVEQAIILLAKNGIQVNEKEAKIILELLYLVSKNYDKPKEKKILEP, encoded by the coding sequence ATGAATTTCATTGATAAAAATGTTTCAGTTGAGCAAGCAATTATTCTTCTTGCTAAGAATGGAATTCAGGTAAATGAGAAGGAAGCTAAAATTATATTGGAATTACTATATTTAGTATCAAAAAATTATGATAAGCCAAAAGAGAAAAAAATACTAGAACCTTAA
- a CDS encoding recombinase family protein encodes MKSAYLYVRVSTDEQKRKGYSLPEQEDRLLKYCKYNNIEVKGIYREDYSAKNFNRPEWKELFSEIKKKSSGEDKNILFIKWDRFSRNVEYAYEMIGKLRKYKTTAMAIDQPIDFSVPESTVMLAVYLAVPEAENTRRAQNTANGIRRAKLMGRYPNKAPIGFINLTLMDGKKTIAPKEPEADIIKWSFHQAAQNDHKISEIMKMANEKGLICSRSHFFRILRNPIYCGLISIKLKSNEEQMIKGLHEPLISESLFYQVQSVINTKRKTTSKKDDLKELFFLRGFLTCPVCDRKLSGSIAQGSSKKYPYYHCHDRCRTRINAVLLNNCYQNKLQQLILSNNTIELFKDILEGQNIKTQKASYLYGQKLLERRIKEEELTLSRGRKLFIAGILKIDDYNELKKECLVNTKNFGKERRDIALKLKAIDRKNQIENKALVEIFQKFSEFDTSDKRCIVSLIPPVDIDYKTGDLSLGLNQAFSKILLKKSNRKTNKKNEFH; translated from the coding sequence ATGAAGTCAGCCTATTTATACGTCCGCGTAAGTACAGATGAACAAAAAAGAAAAGGTTACTCCCTGCCTGAGCAAGAAGATAGATTATTGAAATATTGTAAATATAACAATATCGAAGTTAAAGGAATCTATCGTGAAGACTATTCTGCCAAAAATTTCAACCGACCTGAGTGGAAAGAATTGTTTTCAGAAATTAAAAAGAAATCATCAGGAGAAGATAAAAACATACTATTTATAAAATGGGACAGATTCAGTCGTAATGTTGAATATGCTTACGAAATGATTGGAAAGCTTCGGAAATATAAAACAACAGCAATGGCTATTGATCAACCAATAGATTTTTCTGTGCCGGAAAGTACCGTTATGCTGGCTGTATATTTAGCGGTTCCAGAAGCGGAAAATACTCGGAGGGCTCAAAATACAGCAAATGGTATTCGTCGAGCGAAGTTGATGGGTAGATATCCTAATAAAGCACCTATTGGATTTATTAATTTGACATTAATGGATGGTAAAAAAACTATTGCTCCTAAAGAGCCTGAAGCTGATATTATAAAGTGGTCTTTTCATCAAGCTGCCCAGAACGATCATAAGATTTCCGAAATAATGAAAATGGCTAATGAAAAAGGATTGATATGTTCACGGTCACACTTCTTTAGAATTTTACGGAATCCAATTTACTGTGGGCTTATATCAATCAAACTTAAATCTAATGAAGAACAAATGATAAAAGGTTTGCACGAACCTTTAATATCTGAATCGTTATTTTATCAAGTTCAGTCTGTTATTAATACAAAAAGAAAAACTACTTCTAAAAAAGATGATTTAAAAGAGCTGTTTTTTCTTAGAGGTTTTTTGACTTGTCCTGTTTGTGATCGAAAACTCAGTGGGAGTATTGCACAAGGAAGCTCAAAAAAATACCCATATTATCATTGTCATGATCGCTGTAGAACAAGGATAAACGCAGTTTTGCTGAATAATTGCTATCAAAATAAGCTTCAGCAATTGATACTATCAAATAACACAATTGAACTATTTAAGGATATTTTGGAAGGTCAGAATATAAAGACACAGAAAGCAAGTTATTTATACGGTCAAAAACTATTAGAAAGAAGAATAAAGGAGGAAGAACTAACTCTTTCTAGAGGTAGAAAATTATTTATAGCAGGAATATTGAAGATTGATGATTATAATGAGTTAAAAAAAGAATGCCTGGTTAATACTAAAAATTTTGGCAAAGAAAGACGTGATATTGCTCTTAAATTAAAAGCTATTGATAGAAAGAATCAAATAGAAAATAAAGCACTAGTTGAAATTTTCCAAAAATTTTCCGAGTTTGATACCTCAGACAAAAGATGTATTGTAAGTCTTATTCCACCAGTTGATATTGATTATAAAACAGGAGATCTCTCTTTGGGCTTGAATCAAGCATTCTCAAAAATATTATTAAAGAAAAGTAACCGAAAAACTAATAAGAAAAATGAATTTCATTGA
- a CDS encoding recombinase family protein translates to MNYLFSEIKKKSLGEDKNILFIKWDRFIRNVEYAYKMIRKLRKYKTTAKAIDQPIDFSVLESTVMLAVYLAVPEAENTRRAQNTANGIR, encoded by the coding sequence ATGAATTATTTGTTTTCAGAAATTAAAAAGAAATCATTAGGAGAAGATAAAAACATACTATTTATAAAATGGGACAGATTCATTCGTAATGTTGAATATGCTTACAAAATGATTAGAAAGCTGCGAAAATATAAAACGACAGCAAAGGCTATTGATCAACCAATTGATTTCTCTGTGCTGGAAAGTACTGTTATGCTGGCTGTGTATTTAGCGGTTCCGGAAGCGGAAAATACCAGGAGGGCTCAAAATACTGCAAATGGCATTCGTTGA